The Blastopirellula marina genome contains the following window.
AATGATCTTGGAGGATTGTTTCTTTCCGAAATGCGATCCGCAGCGTCTAATTCAAGCGACAAAGCACCAACCCCTCTCTGCTCAGAACACCGAGGTCCTTTATGTACAGTACCAAAGCCTACGCCGCAGCCAGTGCCGACGCGAAGCTCGCTTCGACCACCATTCCCCGCCGCACGCCAACAGATCAAGACGTACAGATCGACATCTTGTTCTGCGGCATTTGCCACTCCGATATCCACCAGGCGCGTGACGAGTGGCACGAATCGATGCCGACCGTTTATCCCTGCGTGCCAGGACACGAAATCGTCGGTCGTGTGAGTAAGATCGGCAGCGGGGTCACTAAGTTCGCCGTGGGTGACATCGTGGGGGTGGGCTGCATGGTCGCCGCTGATCACGCCTGTCCAATTTGTGCGGAAGGGTTCGAACAGTTCAGCCCAGGAACCTCGTTCACCTACAACAGTCCCGACAAACACGAGACGGCACCGGTGACCTATGGTGGCTACTCCGATAGCATCGTCGTTGAGGAGCAGGCCGTATTGAAAGTCCCTGGCAACCTCGATCTGGCCGGTGCCGCTCCGCTGCTGTGTGCCGGAATCACGACCTACTCCCCGCTGAAACGAAACAACGTTGGCCCCGGCAAGAAGGTCGGCATCGTCGGCCTAGGCGGGCTAGGACACATGGGGGTCAAACTAGCCCATGCCATGGGAGCGCACGTTTCGGTTTTCAGCCGCACGCCTTCCAAGCAGGAAGATGCCACGCGTTTGGGCGCGGACGAGGTGATCATCTCGACCGACGCCAACGAAATGGCCAAGCATGTGGGCTCGTTCGACATGATCCTCGATACGGTTTCCGCCGATCATGACGTGAATGCGTACCTGAACCTGGTTGGCCGCGGGGGCAATATGACACTAGTCGGCGTCCCCAGCAAGCCGCTCGCGATTTCCTCGTTGTCGCTCATCTTCGGCAACAAGTCGCTATCAGGCTCGATGATCGGCGGTTTTGCGGAAACGCAAGAGATGCTCGACTTCTGCGGCAAGCATAATATCACTTCCGATGTCGAAGTGATTGCTATTCAGCAGATCAACGAAGCGTATGAACGTGTTCTCAAGAGCGACGTGAAGTATCGCTTTTCGATCGACATGGCTTCGCTGAAGTCGGAATAAGCAGCGGATCAATCGTTGCGTTGCGCAAGTGGAATCAAAATATCCCCACGCCCGAATACTTGGACGTGGGGATTTTTTATGGACTCACAGCTTAGGCCAACTGGACCGTGACCGCTTTAGTTTGCGTGTACAGGTCGATCGCTTCGTGTCCCATTTCTCGGCCCCAGCCAGATTGCTTGTAGCCACCAAACGGAAGCGAAGCGTCGAATACATTGTAGCAGTTCACCCACACGGTGCCTGCTTTGAGCCGCTTGGCTATCCGGTGAGCCTTGCTGATATCTTTGGACCACACCGCTGCGGCCAGGCCGTAGATGCTGTTGTTCGCGGTGGCGACCACTTCTTCGATGTCATCGAAAGGAACCGCGGCCACGACCGGCCCAAAGATTTCCTCTTGGATCACCTTCATCTGCGGATGCGTATCGACCAGCACGGTTGGCTCGACGAAATAGCCTGCTCCCTCGTGCTTCTTGCCGCCGACCACGGCCGTCGCTCCTTCGTGCAGCCCAGCTTCAAGGTAACCACAAACACGGTCTTGTTGGATTTGCGAGACCATCGGGCCCATGCCAGAGTCGGGATGCATGCCCGGTCCCAATTTGATCTTCTTAGCTTCTTCCGCTACCCCTTCGACCACTTGATCGAACTGACTGCGATGGACAAACAAGCGTGATCCAGCACAGCAGCACTGACCATGATTGAAGAAGATGGCGTTGGCCGCACCGGCGATTGCCGACGGCAAGTCCGCATCGGGTAGAATCACGTTCGGGCTCTTGCCACCCAGTTCAAGCGTGACCTTCTTAAGGTTCGTATCGCCTGCCGCTTTGACAATCAGCTTGCCCACTTCGGTCGAACCAGTGAAAGCAATCTTGTCGACATCGGGGTGCGCCGAAAGCGCTGCACCTGCCGTCTCGCCGAAACCAGTAATGATGTTAATCACGCCCGGCGGGAAGCCAGCTTCCTGAATCAGTTGCCCCAGACGCAATGCACTGAGTGGTGTTTCTTCCGCTACCTTCAACACGATGGTACAGCCGGTCGCTAGGGCGGGGCCAAGTTTCCAGGCGGCCATCAACAGCGGGAAATTCCAGGGAATAATCTGCCCTACCACGCCGACTGGCTCGCGAAGCGTGTAGCTGTGGAATTCGGCACCCGACAGGTAAGGAACCGATATCGGTATCGTCGTCCCTTCGATCTTCGTAGCCCAACCAGCCATGTATCGGAACAAGTCGATTGCAAGCGGGACGTCCGCCGCTTGAGCAACCGCTTTCGGCTTGCCGTTGTCGAGCGATTCGATCTCTGCAAACTCTTCGATGTGCTGGTCCATCAAGTCGGCCAGTTTCCAAATCAGCTTGCCGCGCTCGGAAGCGGTCATCGTGTGCCACGGGCCCGACTCGAAAGCCTTGCGTGCGGCGGCGACGGCTTTGTTGATATCTTCCTGACCACCTTCCGCGACCGAGGCAATCGTAGTGCCGTCGGCCGGGTTCACCACGTCGAACGACTTCCCGGTCGTGGCTGGTACCCAGTGACCGTCGATCAATAGCTGATGCTCGTGGGCGAGAAACTTTTGTGTCTTGGGACTGGCGGTGGCGGTACCGGACGTCAGGATCATGGGACATCTCCTTGAGGATGAGGTTTGCAGGAAGTGGTGTTTGGATTCCGTCGACATCGAGCAGCAAACATCAGGTGGGGCAACTCGGCGGAAGCTTCCGTTGTCGGTGGTTAGCTTGCGTGATGAGTTCACGCGAAGTCCTGTTTCTATTGTACGGACCTGGTCGCTGGCAAGAATCTTTTCGTTTTTCACGTTACCCTCCCCCAGGTCTGCACGGTCTACCCATCAGAAGCAAACGAGTCAAGTTTTGAAGCGACACATGGGGAGGCGGGCCATGGAAACGTGGGAGCAATTGCAGCACCAATACAAGCAGCTGCATAACGAAGCAGTACGCCTAGCAGGCACAACGAAGCAGCTCTCGCAGCGGGCCGCAACCTACTATCACTTGTACGAAAACTCAGGGCGGAATCATATCTTTCCCCTTATCGCCGCGCACGGGGCGCTGTGGGCACGTGGTTATTTTGCTTTTGGGATGAAGCTGGGCGAACTGCTCAGCTGGCAATATGGTTTTTCGCCGAAAAGACGTCGCCAGCAACTGGACGCTTTGGAAGACTTCGCCGAATCGTTCCGGGAAGTGAATCGGCGGGTCTGCGTCGAAACCTATATCACCTATCACTTTGTCCAGCGTCACGGTGAGCATCCGCTGGCCGATCAGTTGGTTCGTCCTGAGCTATTAACAAGCCTGCGAAAACTCTGCACAGCCAAGCAAAGAGGAACTGAGCTAGATGACCTAACCAAGCGGTCGATCTTTGAGACACATTTCCTGGACGAACAAGCAACGGTCGTGGGACCACGTATCGAAAAGGCAGTCCAGCAGTTCCTTTGGCCGATGATGCGGAGCCTGGCCTTAATGCCGGCAGTTCGCTTCGCTTACTTCCCCCGCGGTAAGTGGCTGCAGTTTTGGAAGTTTGATCGCCGAGAGGAACGTATCGCGCGCGGTTTATCGGCCTTTGATATGGCCGCCGGTGTCGGCTGGAAGCAGGTCGAGCGAACACTCGATCGTTACCAGGTTTTGCCGGCGACCTTCTTTGCGAACTCGCTCGACCACTTCGCGAACCTCCGCAACGAGATTTTGGCAGCGGCGTAAAGGGTGCAACTTCCACCAAAAAACTTGCTTATCACCCATCAGCCGTTATCCTGATACGCACCCTCCTGAATTTCCTGCCGACCTCCTTCGAGCGATGCTATGCGTGCGTATCTATTCATTGTGTGCTTCTGGGCACTTCTCTCCCCAGCTCTGCTTTATGCCGCCGATCGTCCTGCGAACGTCGTGCTGATTGTCTCCGACGATCAAGGCTATCACGATCTGGGGAGTTTTGGGGCACAGGATGTGAAGACGCCCCATCTCGATCAACTAGCCAGCGAAGGCACACGACTCACCAGCTTTTATGTCGCTTGGAATGCGTGCACGCCGTCGCGGGCATCGTTTCTGACTGGCCGTTATCCGCAGCGAAACGGCACGTACGATATGATTCGTAACGATCGCGTCGACGATGGTTACTTGTATCCCCCGGAAGAATATGCCGTTTCACCAGAGCACATCCTGGGAACCGATGTGCGGGAAGTGTTTCTTTCCAGTGCGCTCGCAAAGAACGGTTATCGCTGTGGATGCTATGGAAAATGGGATGGGGGACAGCTACGCCGGTTTCTTCCGCTGCAGCGTGGCTTTGACGACTTTTACGGCTTCTGCAACACGGGCATCGATTACTTCACGCACGAGCGTTATGGCGTTCCTTCGATGTTCACGGGCAATCAGCCAACCACGGCCGATAAGGGGACCTACGCCACGACGTTGTTCCGCGACCATGTCCTGCAGTTCATCGATCAGAATCATGATCGTCCGTTCTTCCTTTACATTCCGTTCAATGCTCCGCATGGCGCGTCGAGCTTAGATCCAGAAATCCGCGGCACTGTCCAGGCTTCACCGGAATACTTGCAGCAGTACCCCGAAGGGGACGACAAACGCTCCCAACGACGTCGCGGTTATATGGCGGCTGTCACCGAAATGGATGCAGCGATTGGCATGATCATGGCGCGGCTTGATCAATACGAGATTGCCGACGACACGCTGGTGATCTTCTTTTCGGACAACGGAGGAAGCGGCTTGGCGAACAACGCGCCGCTGCAAGGTCGGAAGTCGACCATGTGGGAAGGTGGCAACCGCGTGCCCTGCATCGTGCGCTGGCCAGGACATGTCCCCGCTGGCCAGGTAAGCGATGCGTTCCTCACGTCTCTTGAAGTCTTCCCGACTGCCTGTGCGGCGGCCGGGGTCGCGCTCCCGGAAGGGGTGATTTACGACGGCTTCAACATGCAACCGGTCTTAAGCGGTCAGATCGATTCGCCCCGGACGAAGATGTTCTGGGAACGCCGGGGAGAAGTTGCCGCCCGGGTGGGAGACTGGAAATGGCTCGACAGCAAACGAGGCAAGGGCCTTTACTACTTGCCGGACGACATCGGCGAAAAGAACGACCTTTCTCAGAAGCACCCTGAGAAAGTCGAGCAGTTAAAGCGGGAAATCGCCAACTGGCAGGCCGAAATGGAAGCAGCAGAACCACGCGGCCCGTTCCGCAATTACTAGGTGTCTGCTATCCGCGAGGTCGTTTCCTGGAAAAATAGCACGCCCTCCCAAGTTTTTCTCCATTGACATATCGTGACCTTACGATATATTTGTATTAGGAGAGTAAATCAATGTCCGAAAAAGCCCAAACCAAACCACCGCTCAACATGGAAGCCCTTGGCCAAGCCGCCGAGTGCTTGCGAACGTTGGCCCATCCGGTCCGGATCCGCATGGTTCAGCTGTTGATCTCTGGCCGTTATACGGTGGGCGAAATTGCGGAAGATTGCGGCATCGCCGAGAACCTCGCCTCCGAACACCTGCGACTCATGCAGCGCTGTGGCTTTTTCACCAGCGAGCGTGAAGGACGTCGGGTTTATTACCAGGTGGCCGAACCCCATCTGCACGATATCATGAACTGTATCGAGGGCCGTTTTTTGAGCGACTCCGGTAAGTAACACCCCATTTTTTTAGACATACATATCGTCACCTCACGATATTACAAGAAGGATTATTCCATGAGCGTCACAACGATTTCGCCCCAAGAATTGCACGAGCGACGTCAGCAGGGTAAGTGCGACCTGATCGACGTTCGTACCCCGGCCGAATATGGAGAAGTGCATGCGACCGATGCGGTCAACTTGCCGCTCGATCGCTTGTCGCCGAAAGACGTTATGCAGTCGCGTAACGGCTCGGCCGACCAACCGCTGTATGTGATTTGCAAGTCTGGCAACCGTGCTGGTAAAGCTTGCGATAAGTTCATTTCCGCTGGCTACGACAACGTGGTCAACGTCGAAGGAGGTACCGATGCCTGGGCTTCGGCCGGACTACCGGTCGTCCGTGGCAAGAAGGCGATCTCCCTGGAACGACAAGTTCGTATCGCCGCTGGCTTCCTCGTGCTGGTCGGTGCCCTGCTGGGTATCTTCGTTCATCCATACTTCGCTGGCCTTTCCGCTTTCGTCGGGGCAGGCCTGATGTTTGCCGGGATCACGGATACCTGTGGCATGGCAATGGTACTGGCCAAGATGCCGTGGAATCAGGGCAGCAGTTGTTCGTCTGGCAGTTGTAAGGCGTGAGCCTGAGCGGCAGAGCGGAGAGGCTCCGTGTTTCGCATCAGCAACCTCTGTCCCAGTTGATGGAAAAATGCTTCGCTCTGCCGCGTTCCCCGATTGCCCCTTAGCCCCTTAGCCCCTTACGCCCTCAACATCCTGCAAGGAACTCGAATCATGTATTTCCAACGCTATTACCTGGAGTGTCTCTCACACGCTTCCTACATGGTGGCGGACGAGGAAACGAAGATCGCCGCGGTGATCGATCCGCAGCGTGATATCGACATTTACCTAAAGGATGCCCAGGAGCATGGCTTTGAAATCAAGCATGTCATCCTGACCCACTTCCATGCCGACTTCGTGGCGGGTCATATCGAACTGCGGAACCGTGTCGGTGCCCGCATTTATCTCGGCAGCAAGGGAGACGCGGAATTCGAACACACCAAGCTCTCCGACGACGATCGAGTTGAACTGGGCTCCGTCTATCTGTCGACGCTGGAAACGCCAGGTCACACGCCCGAAGGGATCACGATGCTGGTCTTCGATCCGAGCTACAGCACCGACGAGCCGTACGCCGCACTCACCGGCGATACGCTGTTCATCGGCGATGTCGGACGCCCTGACCTCTTGGCGTCGATCGGCGTCACGGCCGACGAGCTGGGCAACATGCTGTACGATTCGCTCCACGAAAAGCTGCTGAAGCTTCCGGACGCAACACGAATCTATCCTGCCCATGGCGCGGGTTCGCTCTGTGGGAAGGCGCTCAGCAGCGAGCCGTTTTCGACGCTGGGCGAACAGCGAAAGTACAACTACGCCTTGCAGCCCATGTCACGGGAAGAGTTCCTGAGAATCGTCACCGCGGCTCAGCCCGATGCGCCGGACTACTTCGTGCATGATGCGATCATGAATCGTAAGGATCGGGCGAGCTTAGACGAATCGATGCAGCACAGTCTGCAAGCACTGTCGCTGACAGAAGTTCTCGAAAAACAGGCGGCGGGGGCCCAAGTGGTCGACACGCGTGATCCGATTGAATTCGCCGGCGCGCACCTGCGAGGTGCGCTCAACATTGGTATCGACGGCAAGTACGCGACCTGGGCGGGGACGATGCTGAACAAGACGGAACCGATCGTCGTGATCGCCGATGAAGAACGCGTGGAGGAATCGATTTTACGACTCGGCCGAATTGGATTCGACCAAGTAGTTGGCTACTTGAAGGAAGGAATGGACGCGTTGAATGATCGTCCTGACCTGGTGGCTCGCACGTCACGGATCACCGCCCCTGCCGTGAAGGAACTCGAAGGAGACGTGGTCGTGCTCGATATCCGCAACCCGAAAGAATACGACGACGGGCATATCGAAGGGAGCCTCAACATTCCGCTCAACCACTTGGAAGAAAGGTTTGCCGAGATTCCTTCGGCCGACCACTTAGTGGTTCACTGTGCGGGGGGTTACCGATCGTCGATTGGCGCGAGTCTCCTGCTCAAACTGGGACGGTCCGATGTGCTCGATATGGTGGGGGGCTTCAAGGCCTGGGAGGCCTCTCACCTACCGGTCGCAACCAGTGCCTGAGCCGTGTTGCCTGGGCGGAAATTTCAGAGAAACTCCCTTGGATGCCTGCCTCTCCCCGCAAGGGGAGAGGCTTGGGCATTTCCGAGGTTTACGCGCTGACGGCTACTTCACCTGGTAACACCAGAGCGTGCCATGCTGACGAATGTAAAGCTTGCCTTCGGCCAGGGCCGGATAAGCCCACGATTTGCCCGTTCCCTCTGGTTGACCTGGCGGGCTGAAGCTGCTGATCTCTTGAAAACCTTCCGGCGAGGCAGCGACCATCATCACCTTGCCATCTTCGGTATGCAGGTAGAGTCGCCCCTCGGCCACCAAGATCGAAGCCGCGGCACTGATTCGCTCTTGCCACTTGATCTCGCCTGAAGCAAAGTCGACGCACATCAGCGTCGAGTTGCTGCAACCATACAGCGCGTCATCCACTTTCACGGCGCCACCGATCGCGGTCGGTAACTTGGGATTGAAGTAGAGCTCTTCGGCGGCGAACCCTTCGTCCTTCGCGACCAACTTCACCGCACCGCCTCCTTTGCGGCCACCGCCGCTGTAAACGATGTCGCCACCCACCACAGGCGTAGCCATGTCAGCCGTGCCCTTGGTACCGGTGTACGACCACAGTAGCTTGCCATCTTCGGCATCCACGCCCACCAGTCCGTCTCCCATGAAGACGACGTACTGCTTGGTTCCGTCGGCACTCAGCGTCATGATCGATGCATAGGCTGCGGCACCCATCTTCACGTTCGCTTTCCAAATCGTTTCGCCCGTTTTCTTATTCAGAGCGACAACGCCTGCCTCTTCCCCGCCTGGCGTAATAATGACTTTGTCACCATCGATCAGGGGAGACTCGGAATAAGCCCACACACCTGGCTCACCTCCAAAATCTTCTCGCACGCTCTTCTGCCAGACCACTTCGCCTGACTTGGCTTTCAAGCATGCCAGGTCGCCATCCGATCCGAACGCATACACCAAGTCCCCATCAACGGTCGGAGTCGAGCGTGCCGCCGGGTAGCTGGGACGCTGGTCAGGATTACCCACCTTACCAATGCGAGTCCCCCAGAGAACTTGGCCCGTTTGTTGATCGAGCGCTTTGACCAGTTCGTTTTCAAGTCCCTCATTGGCGACCAGGAAGATCATTCCGTTGGCCACCGAGACGGCACCGTAACCGTCACCGAGCTCGTCGACCTGCCATACGAGCTTCGGTCCCTCGGCAGGCCACTCTTTTAAGAGGCCGGTCTCGCTAGAAATTCCATCACGATCAGGACCACGCCATTGGGGCCAGTCTTCCGCCACAGCCCATGAGGCACAAACGGTGACCAAAGTCGTCACCAGCAACATTCGTTGAAACGAAGCGAACACAGGGGCTCTCCTTGATTGAGAAACAGTGAGGTTCGGTAGTTCTGGGTATTCTAACGGGCTTGAGGCAAACTTCTCAATCATTCCTTTGGGTCCCGTAGTTGCACAGTACCTCGCAGCATCCTAGGTTGATGCATACGGTTAACGCTATCGAGACGCATCCTCCTACCCGAACGTTCTCTGCATGACGCAATCAACTCCGTTAATCATTGGTGCTGGTCCGGTCGGATTGGCCGCGGCCGCGTTTCTCTCGCGGCATGACATCGTTCCTCGAATTGTCGACAAGCGGCCTGAGCCGAGCCTGCTCTCGAAAGCTTTGGCCGTAAATCCACGCACACTTGAGATTTTGGAAACGATCGGCTTGACCGATAAACTGCTGGCTCTGGGTAAAGTGGTGCACGGCGCGACCATTCATCGTGGCGATCGGATCGTCGCCGAGGTCGACTTCAAACAACTGGAACATCGCTTCCCTTTCCTGCTGGCCCTCTCGCAAGCCACCACGGAGCGGATCTTGCGTGAAGACCTGGCCGAACGAGGGATTGAGATCGAGCGGCAAATCGAACTGGTCGATTCCCCTCAGCTAACGGAAGGGAAAGCCGAACTGGTCCACGCCGAAACGTACGAGCGTCAGCTTGCCACCGCGCCCTGGATCTTGGCCGCCGACGGCGCGCACAGCATCTGTCGCAAATCGGTCCACGTCCCCTTCCCTGGCGACACCTACGACCGAGCTTGGGTGCTGGATGATATCGCGTTGGCAACCGACCTGGATCCTGCCCGGGCACATATCAAGTTTGTGGAAGATGGTTTCCTGTTCCTGCTGCCGATTGTGACCGGCGATGAAGCGCCTGGCGAACCAACCGTGTGGCGAGTGCTGGGCAACTTCCCGGAACCGCTGAACTACCTGAACGAAGCCAACCCGATCGGGACGTCGCGGTGGAACTCATCGTTTCACATTTCGCATCGCCTGGTCGAGAAGATGAATGTCGGTCAGGTTTACTTCGCCGGTGATGCGGCGCATCTGCATTCTCCGGTGGGTGCTCGCGGGATGAATCTGGGGATCGAAGATGCCTGGGTCTTTGCGGAGCTCGCCCGGCGCGACCAACTGGGCTCCTACCACAAGATGCGGTGGCCCGTCGATAACGCGATCATCCAGCGAATCCGCACCTTCACCGGTTTCGCCAAGGGAGAAACGTTCCTCAAGCGGATGATGCGGAATCATGTCGCGCCGCATCTCCTACGTCTGAACTCGGTCCGCCAAACGATGCTCCACACCGTCAGCGGACTCGACCATCCCCTGCCAACCTGGGACAAGTAGTGTTTTCGGTGGGCGATTGATCGAGCGGGCACCTCGCTGAATTGCGGGGCAGCGGAGTATACTGGAGCCACGTCTTCATCACGGTCGACGAGCGCTGCGGTTCTTCTTCAAGTTCGCCTGCCTCTTATCGATCGTGATGCTATTCGTCTTTCCCGAAAGGTACGCATGTCGTCGAACGCCTCCTCTGACAAAACGCCCGGTGACCAGTTCGAGTTGCTTTCTGACGCCATCAAGGACCAGACGGCCAAGGTGGGCGTGATCGGTCTGGGGTATGTCGGCTTACCTTTGATTCAGGCCTTTGTGCGGGCCGGCTTCTCAACCATTGGGTTTGACTCGGATCCCACCAAGGTCGAGCGTCTGCTGGCGGGGCAAAGCTATATCAAGCACATCGACTCGGCTTGGATTGCCCAGTGCATCGCCGAGAAGAAGTTCGACCCAACGGCCGACATGCAGCGACTGCAAGAGGCCGACGCCCTGCTGATCTGCGTACCGACGCCCGTGTCGGAAAGCCGCGACCCAGATTTGACGTATGTCGAGAATACGGCTCGCATGATCGCGCAAGTGCTCCGGCCGGGCCAGTTGATCGTGTTAGAAAGTACGACCTACCCCAGCACGACCCGCGATGTGGTGCTGCCGATTCTCGCGGAGTCGGGATTGGTGATTGGGCGTGACTTCTTTCTGGCCTACAGCCCAGAACGGGAAGATCCCGGCAACCCGGACTTTAATGCGAGCCGCATTCCGAAAGTGGTGGGCGGATACGGCCCGCCTAGCTTGCAGTTGGCCTGCGACCTGTATGGCCATGCCGTGGTCGAAACGGTGCCGGTGAGTAGCCTGGAAGTGGCGGAAGCGTGCAAGATTCTCGAGAACATCTACCGAGCGGTGAACATCGCGCTAGTCAACGAATTGAAGATCTTGTTCCATAAACTGGAGATCGACGTCTGGGAAGTGATCGACGCCGCCAAAACGAAGCCGTTCGGGTTTCAAGCGTTCTACCCTGGGCCCGGACTGGGTGGCCACTGCATCCCGATCGATCCGTTCTATTTAAGTTGGCTTGCACGTAAGAACGAACTCTCGACGCGGTTTATTGAACTGGCAGGCGAAGTGAACTCGTCGATGCCGCACTACGTCATTCAGCAGGTCATCGAGGCCCTTAACGACCACGGGAAGCCGGTACGAG
Protein-coding sequences here:
- a CDS encoding NAD(P)-dependent alcohol dehydrogenase, coding for MYSTKAYAAASADAKLASTTIPRRTPTDQDVQIDILFCGICHSDIHQARDEWHESMPTVYPCVPGHEIVGRVSKIGSGVTKFAVGDIVGVGCMVAADHACPICAEGFEQFSPGTSFTYNSPDKHETAPVTYGGYSDSIVVEEQAVLKVPGNLDLAGAAPLLCAGITTYSPLKRNNVGPGKKVGIVGLGGLGHMGVKLAHAMGAHVSVFSRTPSKQEDATRLGADEVIISTDANEMAKHVGSFDMILDTVSADHDVNAYLNLVGRGGNMTLVGVPSKPLAISSLSLIFGNKSLSGSMIGGFAETQEMLDFCGKHNITSDVEVIAIQQINEAYERVLKSDVKYRFSIDMASLKSE
- a CDS encoding nucleotide sugar dehydrogenase, with the protein product MSSNASSDKTPGDQFELLSDAIKDQTAKVGVIGLGYVGLPLIQAFVRAGFSTIGFDSDPTKVERLLAGQSYIKHIDSAWIAQCIAEKKFDPTADMQRLQEADALLICVPTPVSESRDPDLTYVENTARMIAQVLRPGQLIVLESTTYPSTTRDVVLPILAESGLVIGRDFFLAYSPEREDPGNPDFNASRIPKVVGGYGPPSLQLACDLYGHAVVETVPVSSLEVAEACKILENIYRAVNIALVNELKILFHKLEIDVWEVIDAAKTKPFGFQAFYPGPGLGGHCIPIDPFYLSWLARKNELSTRFIELAGEVNSSMPHYVIQQVIEALNDHGKPVRGTKIGLLGVAYKKDVDDPRESPSFKLMEELLKRGAELSYNDPHIPVLPEMRHYDVPKMTSEDLTAHWLAQQDLVLIATDHSAYDYAFIVQHSKLVLDTRNATKGVTQNRERIVKA
- a CDS encoding ArsR/SmtB family transcription factor; its protein translation is MSEKAQTKPPLNMEALGQAAECLRTLAHPVRIRMVQLLISGRYTVGEIAEDCGIAENLASEHLRLMQRCGFFTSEREGRRVYYQVAEPHLHDIMNCIEGRFLSDSGK
- a CDS encoding FAD-dependent monooxygenase; its protein translation is MTQSTPLIIGAGPVGLAAAAFLSRHDIVPRIVDKRPEPSLLSKALAVNPRTLEILETIGLTDKLLALGKVVHGATIHRGDRIVAEVDFKQLEHRFPFLLALSQATTERILREDLAERGIEIERQIELVDSPQLTEGKAELVHAETYERQLATAPWILAADGAHSICRKSVHVPFPGDTYDRAWVLDDIALATDLDPARAHIKFVEDGFLFLLPIVTGDEAPGEPTVWRVLGNFPEPLNYLNEANPIGTSRWNSSFHISHRLVEKMNVGQVYFAGDAAHLHSPVGARGMNLGIEDAWVFAELARRDQLGSYHKMRWPVDNAIIQRIRTFTGFAKGETFLKRMMRNHVAPHLLRLNSVRQTMLHTVSGLDHPLPTWDK
- a CDS encoding PQQ-binding-like beta-propeller repeat protein is translated as MFASFQRMLLVTTLVTVCASWAVAEDWPQWRGPDRDGISSETGLLKEWPAEGPKLVWQVDELGDGYGAVSVANGMIFLVANEGLENELVKALDQQTGQVLWGTRIGKVGNPDQRPSYPAARSTPTVDGDLVYAFGSDGDLACLKAKSGEVVWQKSVREDFGGEPGVWAYSESPLIDGDKVIITPGGEEAGVVALNKKTGETIWKANVKMGAAAYASIMTLSADGTKQYVVFMGDGLVGVDAEDGKLLWSYTGTKGTADMATPVVGGDIVYSGGGRKGGGAVKLVAKDEGFAAEELYFNPKLPTAIGGAVKVDDALYGCSNSTLMCVDFASGEIKWQERISAAASILVAEGRLYLHTEDGKVMMVAASPEGFQEISSFSPPGQPEGTGKSWAYPALAEGKLYIRQHGTLWCYQVK
- a CDS encoding aldehyde dehydrogenase family protein; translated protein: MILTSGTATASPKTQKFLAHEHQLLIDGHWVPATTGKSFDVVNPADGTTIASVAEGGQEDINKAVAAARKAFESGPWHTMTASERGKLIWKLADLMDQHIEEFAEIESLDNGKPKAVAQAADVPLAIDLFRYMAGWATKIEGTTIPISVPYLSGAEFHSYTLREPVGVVGQIIPWNFPLLMAAWKLGPALATGCTIVLKVAEETPLSALRLGQLIQEAGFPPGVINIITGFGETAGAALSAHPDVDKIAFTGSTEVGKLIVKAAGDTNLKKVTLELGGKSPNVILPDADLPSAIAGAANAIFFNHGQCCCAGSRLFVHRSQFDQVVEGVAEEAKKIKLGPGMHPDSGMGPMVSQIQQDRVCGYLEAGLHEGATAVVGGKKHEGAGYFVEPTVLVDTHPQMKVIQEEIFGPVVAAVPFDDIEEVVATANNSIYGLAAAVWSKDISKAHRIAKRLKAGTVWVNCYNVFDASLPFGGYKQSGWGREMGHEAIDLYTQTKAVTVQLA
- a CDS encoding rhodanese-like domain-containing protein is translated as MSVTTISPQELHERRQQGKCDLIDVRTPAEYGEVHATDAVNLPLDRLSPKDVMQSRNGSADQPLYVICKSGNRAGKACDKFISAGYDNVVNVEGGTDAWASAGLPVVRGKKAISLERQVRIAAGFLVLVGALLGIFVHPYFAGLSAFVGAGLMFAGITDTCGMAMVLAKMPWNQGSSCSSGSCKA
- a CDS encoding sulfatase-like hydrolase/transferase — encoded protein: MRAYLFIVCFWALLSPALLYAADRPANVVLIVSDDQGYHDLGSFGAQDVKTPHLDQLASEGTRLTSFYVAWNACTPSRASFLTGRYPQRNGTYDMIRNDRVDDGYLYPPEEYAVSPEHILGTDVREVFLSSALAKNGYRCGCYGKWDGGQLRRFLPLQRGFDDFYGFCNTGIDYFTHERYGVPSMFTGNQPTTADKGTYATTLFRDHVLQFIDQNHDRPFFLYIPFNAPHGASSLDPEIRGTVQASPEYLQQYPEGDDKRSQRRRGYMAAVTEMDAAIGMIMARLDQYEIADDTLVIFFSDNGGSGLANNAPLQGRKSTMWEGGNRVPCIVRWPGHVPAGQVSDAFLTSLEVFPTACAAAGVALPEGVIYDGFNMQPVLSGQIDSPRTKMFWERRGEVAARVGDWKWLDSKRGKGLYYLPDDIGEKNDLSQKHPEKVEQLKREIANWQAEMEAAEPRGPFRNY
- a CDS encoding MBL fold metallo-hydrolase, translating into MYFQRYYLECLSHASYMVADEETKIAAVIDPQRDIDIYLKDAQEHGFEIKHVILTHFHADFVAGHIELRNRVGARIYLGSKGDAEFEHTKLSDDDRVELGSVYLSTLETPGHTPEGITMLVFDPSYSTDEPYAALTGDTLFIGDVGRPDLLASIGVTADELGNMLYDSLHEKLLKLPDATRIYPAHGAGSLCGKALSSEPFSTLGEQRKYNYALQPMSREEFLRIVTAAQPDAPDYFVHDAIMNRKDRASLDESMQHSLQALSLTEVLEKQAAGAQVVDTRDPIEFAGAHLRGALNIGIDGKYATWAGTMLNKTEPIVVIADEERVEESILRLGRIGFDQVVGYLKEGMDALNDRPDLVARTSRITAPAVKELEGDVVVLDIRNPKEYDDGHIEGSLNIPLNHLEERFAEIPSADHLVVHCAGGYRSSIGASLLLKLGRSDVLDMVGGFKAWEASHLPVATSA